From Deltaproteobacteria bacterium, one genomic window encodes:
- a CDS encoding cobalamin-binding protein, producing MSARIISLLPSATEIVCALGLADQLVGISHECDYPPTIVGRPVLTEPKIDARRASAAIDHDVRALVRDGLSVYRIKIDVLQRLKPDLIITQDQCEVCAVSSTEVERAARDCFGNDVAIVSLKANTLDDILDDIARVAAATDRTSEGAAVIAQMRRRIDAIRERALQVHSRPRVACIEWIEPLMVGGNWIPELVTLAGGRYDLVQPGAHSPTITWVDLVAYAPEAIVVMPCGFKLPQTRTELSQLTDHSEWKTLPAVRNRRVYLADGNAYLNRPGPRIVESAELLAGLIQPGLFAAGIPPGSCARVD from the coding sequence ATGTCTGCCCGCATCATCTCCCTGCTCCCCAGCGCCACCGAGATCGTGTGCGCTCTGGGCCTCGCCGATCAACTCGTCGGAATCTCGCACGAGTGCGACTACCCGCCAACAATCGTCGGACGACCGGTGCTCACCGAGCCGAAGATTGACGCGCGCCGCGCGTCGGCGGCGATCGACCACGACGTGCGGGCGTTGGTACGCGACGGTCTGAGCGTCTACCGCATCAAGATCGACGTGTTGCAGCGCCTGAAACCCGATCTGATCATCACCCAAGACCAGTGCGAAGTGTGCGCCGTGTCGTCGACCGAAGTCGAACGGGCGGCGCGAGACTGTTTCGGCAACGATGTCGCGATCGTGTCGCTGAAGGCAAACACGCTCGACGACATTCTTGACGACATCGCGCGCGTGGCCGCCGCAACCGATCGAACCAGCGAGGGCGCGGCTGTCATCGCCCAGATGCGCCGCCGCATCGACGCCATCCGCGAACGCGCGCTACAAGTGCACAGCCGCCCGCGCGTCGCGTGCATCGAATGGATTGAGCCGCTGATGGTCGGCGGCAACTGGATTCCGGAGTTGGTCACGCTCGCTGGTGGCCGCTACGACCTCGTGCAACCGGGCGCGCACAGTCCGACGATAACGTGGGTGGATCTCGTCGCGTATGCGCCCGAAGCGATCGTCGTGATGCCGTGCGGCTTCAAGCTGCCGCAAACGCGAACCGAGCTGTCACAACTCACCGATCATTCTGAGTGGAAGACGCTGCCGGCGGTGCGCAACCGTCGCGTCTATCTCGCCGACGGCAACGCCTACCTCAACCGCCCCGGTCCACGCATCGTTGAGAGTGCCGAACTACTCGCCGGTCTCATTCAGCCCGGCTTGTTCGCCGCGGGGATTCCACCCGGCAGTTGCGCGCGGGTCGACTAG
- the miaB gene encoding tRNA (N6-isopentenyl adenosine(37)-C2)-methylthiotransferase MiaB: MRAVYVETYGCQMNVADTELLLGHLGRSGYTRTDDPAAADVILLNTCAIRERAEERVLGRLGELQHHKARRPEVQLGLAGCMAQHLRDQLTARAPFVDFVVGPDSYRRLPAMLAQGDAFVEVRLGRDETYADIAPARAAGVRAWLSIMRGCDKFCTFCVVPYVRGRERSLPAHAVLEQVRAVADDGYREVVFLGQTVNAYRDGAVDFGELLRRTAAIDGIERIRFTSPHPADMTESVIAALAECTKVCPQIHLPLQSGSDAVLARMERGYTRDQYLRLVERLRAAKPGVALSTDIIVGFPGETDADFEATHELMRAVRYDSAFMFKYSPREHTKSFDWPETVSDAEKGRRLQAIIALQEQTSTAINQALVGATFDVLVEGPARRSPGRLAGKTPQFKTTVFSADGAQAGDTVAVRVTSANGHTLVGEAA, encoded by the coding sequence ATGCGCGCCGTGTACGTCGAAACCTACGGCTGCCAGATGAACGTGGCAGACACGGAACTGTTGCTCGGCCACCTGGGCCGCAGCGGCTACACCCGTACCGACGATCCGGCCGCGGCCGACGTGATCCTGCTCAACACCTGCGCCATCCGTGAGCGCGCCGAGGAGCGCGTGCTCGGTCGCCTCGGCGAGTTGCAGCACCACAAGGCGCGGCGGCCCGAGGTTCAGCTCGGTCTCGCCGGTTGCATGGCGCAACACTTACGCGACCAGCTCACGGCGCGCGCCCCGTTCGTCGACTTCGTCGTCGGCCCCGATTCGTATCGCCGCTTACCCGCGATGCTGGCGCAGGGCGATGCGTTCGTCGAGGTGCGCCTCGGCCGCGACGAAACCTACGCCGACATCGCGCCCGCGCGCGCCGCCGGCGTGCGCGCATGGCTGTCGATCATGCGGGGATGCGACAAGTTCTGCACCTTCTGCGTGGTCCCCTACGTCCGTGGGCGCGAGCGCAGCTTGCCCGCTCATGCTGTGCTCGAGCAAGTGCGCGCCGTCGCCGACGACGGGTATCGGGAAGTGGTATTCCTCGGACAGACGGTCAATGCCTATCGCGATGGCGCCGTCGATTTCGGCGAGTTGCTTCGTCGCACTGCGGCGATCGACGGTATCGAACGCATCCGCTTCACCTCACCGCATCCGGCCGACATGACCGAGTCGGTGATCGCGGCGCTGGCGGAGTGCACGAAAGTCTGTCCGCAGATTCATCTGCCCCTACAGTCGGGTTCCGACGCGGTGCTGGCGCGCATGGAGCGCGGGTATACGCGCGACCAATACCTCCGGCTCGTGGAACGCTTGCGCGCTGCCAAGCCGGGCGTCGCGCTCAGCACCGACATCATCGTCGGGTTCCCCGGCGAGACTGACGCCGACTTTGAGGCCACTCACGAGCTGATGCGCGCGGTCCGCTACGACAGCGCGTTCATGTTCAAATACTCGCCGCGCGAGCACACCAAGTCGTTCGATTGGCCGGAAACGGTTTCCGATGCGGAGAAGGGGCGGCGATTGCAAGCGATCATCGCGCTGCAAGAGCAGACGTCGACCGCGATCAATCAGGCGTTGGTCGGTGCGACGTTTGACGTGTTGGTCGAAGGCCCGGCACGCCGCAGCCCGGGCCGGCTCGCCGGCAAGACGCCGCAGTTCAAGACCACGGTGTTCTCAGCCGATGGGGCACAGGCAGGCGACACGGTCGCCGTGCGCGTGACCTCCGCCAACGGGCACACGTTGGTTGGCGAGGCGGCCTGA
- a CDS encoding bifunctional YncE family protein/alkaline phosphatase family protein yields MRIRIIVLAIIVAAWVSPTFARTGLLPSNQRVSGRGSQFELIQFGLFPAGMVMSQDGGFLFITNNGFTNQSLMTFNTATHAIHEVKIGLGFNQLFQGIALAPNGRTGFASGGPTDVVRPVTIADDGSLTEEDEIPLSGFPAGMVISPDGQRLYVTQNLAHAVAVIDVASRTVLTSIPVGKSPWGLAIHPTRHELYVTNRGDRTATIIDTDMNVVRGTVTTGVNPNAIAVTPDGAKVFIANANSDDVTVFDVLSPATARTISLTPFEGARPGSSPSALAISPDGRNVYVATSWENAVAMIDTASETVRGYIPTGFYPSAIAVSHNSQFIYIANMKGDRTYPRTRKIQRLDFLFNINLGGTYGVHGTLQIVRRPSEPRLRGFTHRVVANNGWDTGVRPSNHQPTVTACSPIPCTGADESPMQHVFFVVRENKTYDQILGDLPEGDGDPSLQIYKPKTTPNVRALVREFALLDRLFANSEKSEPGHAWTAGAIDTDYEERTWVPVTFNVRPDDIGSHHSNDIGETVRGIMGPIAAPEGGFWFDNCFNHGLSFRNYGEFLRVDDAGNPIDYWLQNTSLDFRVFDLSVSDVSRFETWRNEFTQQIAGGTVPRFTYIALPNDHTGGGSAGLAKPDAYVADNDFALGKIVETISAATDIWKQSVIFVIEDDSQSGGDHVDSHRTVGTVIGPYVRRHQVNHTRYDMGSMHRTMELILGLPPMSRFDQMAIVMRDVFTDTPDFTPFTARPQEVPLDLPASAAAIDNRSRAAQLSRQYDFSRPDRVPDAVLNEILWDYFHEPEQAR; encoded by the coding sequence GTGCGGATTCGAATCATCGTTCTTGCGATCATTGTCGCGGCGTGGGTGAGCCCGACGTTCGCGCGTACCGGTTTGTTGCCCTCGAACCAACGGGTCAGCGGGCGCGGCTCGCAATTCGAGCTGATCCAGTTCGGTCTATTTCCGGCCGGCATGGTGATGAGCCAAGACGGCGGGTTCTTGTTCATCACCAACAACGGCTTCACCAACCAATCGCTGATGACCTTCAACACGGCGACGCACGCCATTCACGAGGTCAAGATCGGCCTTGGCTTCAACCAGCTGTTCCAGGGCATCGCGCTCGCGCCCAACGGTCGAACCGGCTTTGCCTCGGGGGGGCCGACCGACGTCGTGCGCCCGGTCACCATCGCGGATGATGGCTCGCTGACCGAGGAAGACGAGATCCCGCTGTCCGGCTTCCCCGCTGGCATGGTGATCAGTCCCGATGGCCAACGCCTGTACGTGACGCAAAATCTCGCCCACGCCGTGGCGGTGATCGACGTGGCCAGCCGCACCGTGCTCACCAGTATCCCGGTCGGCAAGTCGCCCTGGGGATTGGCGATCCACCCGACCCGTCATGAGCTGTACGTCACCAATCGCGGCGACCGCACGGCGACGATCATCGACACCGACATGAACGTCGTCCGCGGCACGGTGACCACCGGCGTGAACCCGAACGCGATCGCGGTCACGCCCGATGGAGCGAAGGTGTTCATCGCCAACGCCAACAGCGACGATGTCACCGTGTTCGACGTGCTCAGTCCGGCGACCGCGCGCACGATCTCGCTGACGCCGTTCGAGGGCGCGCGCCCCGGCAGCAGCCCGTCGGCACTCGCCATCAGCCCGGATGGCCGCAACGTGTACGTGGCCACGTCGTGGGAAAACGCCGTGGCCATGATCGACACGGCGAGTGAGACGGTGCGTGGCTACATCCCGACCGGTTTCTATCCCAGCGCGATCGCCGTCAGCCACAACAGCCAGTTCATTTACATCGCCAATATGAAGGGTGACCGCACCTATCCGCGCACCCGCAAGATTCAGCGACTCGACTTCCTCTTCAACATCAACCTCGGGGGCACCTACGGTGTGCACGGTACGCTGCAGATCGTTCGTCGCCCTTCCGAGCCGCGCCTGCGCGGGTTCACGCACCGCGTGGTGGCCAACAACGGGTGGGATACCGGTGTGCGTCCGAGCAATCATCAACCCACGGTCACCGCGTGCTCGCCGATTCCATGCACCGGCGCCGACGAGAGTCCGATGCAGCACGTGTTCTTCGTCGTGCGCGAGAACAAGACCTACGATCAGATCCTCGGGGATCTCCCCGAAGGCGACGGCGATCCCAGCCTGCAGATCTACAAGCCGAAGACCACGCCCAACGTGCGCGCCCTCGTGCGCGAGTTCGCACTGCTCGATCGGCTCTTCGCCAACAGCGAGAAGAGCGAGCCCGGTCATGCGTGGACCGCGGGGGCGATCGACACCGACTACGAAGAGCGGACCTGGGTGCCGGTCACCTTCAACGTCCGCCCCGACGACATCGGCAGCCACCATTCGAACGACATCGGCGAAACGGTCCGCGGCATCATGGGACCGATCGCGGCGCCCGAGGGCGGCTTCTGGTTCGACAACTGTTTCAATCACGGCCTCAGCTTCCGCAATTACGGCGAATTTCTCCGCGTCGACGACGCCGGCAACCCGATCGACTATTGGTTGCAGAACACCAGCCTGGACTTTCGCGTATTCGATTTGTCGGTCTCCGATGTGAGCCGCTTCGAAACCTGGCGCAACGAGTTCACGCAGCAGATCGCAGGTGGCACCGTGCCGCGGTTCACCTACATCGCGCTCCCCAACGACCATACCGGTGGTGGGAGTGCGGGCCTGGCAAAGCCGGACGCGTACGTCGCCGACAACGATTTTGCCCTCGGCAAAATCGTCGAGACGATCTCGGCGGCCACCGACATCTGGAAGCAGTCGGTCATCTTCGTGATCGAGGACGATTCGCAGTCCGGTGGCGACCACGTCGATTCGCATCGGACCGTCGGCACCGTCATCGGTCCGTACGTGCGCCGCCACCAGGTGAACCACACCCGCTATGATATGGGGAGCATGCACCGCACCATGGAACTCATTCTCGGTCTGCCGCCGATGAGCCGGTTCGATCAAATGGCGATCGTCATGCGCGACGTGTTCACCGACACGCCGGATTTCACGCCGTTCACGGCGCGACCGCAAGAAGTGCCACTCGATCTGCCCGCCAGTGCGGCCGCGATCGACAACCGCTCGCGCGCGGCTCAGCTCTCGCGCCAGTACGACTTCAGCCGCCCCGATCGCGTTCCCGACGCCGTGCTCAACGAAATCTTGTGGGACTACTTCCACGAGCCGGAGCAGGCGCGATAA
- the odhB gene encoding 2-oxoglutarate dehydrogenase complex dihydrolipoyllysine-residue succinyltransferase gives MAVDVLIPTLGESITEAVIVKWAKADGDAVATDDLLLELETEKASVEIRAEQAGVLQLVRREGETVQVGDVVARITESDGRATKKSPAAVAAPTSAPASPAAPSTAPLSPAVARLVREHDIDPATVPGSGPKGRLTKGDVLAHLEKPAPAPATRPAASKDGEDIVALTPLRRRIADRLVQAQHTAAILTTFNEIDMTGVLALRARYKERFKERHGVGLGFMSFFARACVTALHEIPAVNAEIRGTDVVYKRYVNLGVAVGSERGLVVPVVPHAEQRTFAELEKEIERLAGLARSGKLSIDDLSGGTFTISNGGVYGSLMSTPILNPPQSGILGMHKIEKRPVVVDDQIVIRPMMYVALSYDHRLVDGEQAVTFLVRVKERIEDPSRLLLEV, from the coding sequence ATGGCGGTTGACGTACTCATCCCAACGCTCGGCGAGTCGATCACCGAAGCGGTCATTGTGAAGTGGGCCAAAGCCGACGGCGACGCGGTGGCCACTGACGATCTGCTGCTCGAACTCGAAACCGAGAAGGCCAGCGTGGAGATCCGCGCCGAGCAAGCCGGCGTGCTGCAATTGGTGCGCCGCGAGGGCGAAACAGTTCAGGTTGGCGATGTGGTCGCACGCATAACCGAGAGCGACGGGCGCGCCACCAAGAAGTCGCCCGCAGCGGTCGCCGCACCCACCAGTGCACCCGCGTCGCCAGCCGCACCGAGTACCGCGCCGCTCAGTCCCGCGGTGGCGCGACTGGTGCGCGAGCACGACATCGATCCGGCGACAGTTCCGGGTTCCGGTCCAAAGGGACGACTCACCAAGGGCGACGTCCTGGCGCATCTCGAAAAGCCTGCACCGGCTCCGGCAACACGGCCGGCTGCATCGAAAGACGGCGAAGACATCGTCGCGCTGACGCCACTGCGCCGGCGCATCGCCGATCGCTTGGTGCAGGCGCAACACACCGCGGCCATTCTGACCACGTTCAACGAGATCGACATGACCGGCGTGCTGGCGCTGCGCGCGCGCTACAAGGAACGTTTTAAGGAACGTCACGGCGTGGGGCTGGGGTTCATGTCGTTCTTCGCGCGCGCCTGCGTCACCGCATTGCACGAGATCCCAGCCGTCAACGCGGAGATTCGCGGCACCGACGTGGTGTACAAGCGCTACGTCAACCTCGGCGTCGCGGTCGGCAGCGAGCGGGGCTTGGTGGTGCCGGTGGTGCCCCACGCGGAGCAGCGCACGTTTGCCGAACTCGAAAAAGAGATCGAGCGGCTCGCGGGTCTAGCGCGCAGCGGCAAGCTCAGCATCGATGACCTCAGCGGCGGCACGTTCACGATTTCCAACGGCGGGGTTTACGGCTCGCTGATGTCGACGCCGATCCTCAATCCGCCGCAGAGCGGCATCCTCGGCATGCACAAGATCGAGAAGCGCCCGGTGGTTGTCGACGACCAGATCGTCATCCGTCCGATGATGTACGTCGCGCTCTCCTACGATCATCGTCTCGTCGACGGCGAGCAAGCGGTCACCTTCCTGGTGCGCGTCAAAGAGCGCATCGAAGATCCGAGCCGGCTGCTGCTCGAAGTGTGA
- a CDS encoding 2-oxoglutarate dehydrogenase E1 component codes for MDFINGANAEYVEDLYHRFLQDPAAVDAQWALFFAGFEMARGSNGAAAVVAPAVAATAKLPAPVIGVFDLIHSYRELGHLIANLDPLGHNQVHHPLLEMSEFGFADHDLDRTVECGNFRAFTTATLRELIGALRDTYCGTLGVEYMEMADKEQRDWLRDRMEPTRNRPALTRDDRVRVLSQLIQAEDFERFLHTKYPTVKRFSLEGSEALIPMLAEVVAGAGDLGVEEMVLGMAHRGRLNVLANILRKPYEMIFSEFEGTFLPADVQGDGDVKYHLGYSRDFTTASGHKIHLSLSSNPSHLEVVNPVVEGMVRAKQNHLGDRERSRVVPVLMHGDAAFTGEGIVPETLALSELEAYGTGGTIHIIVDNQVGFTAGPSDLRFTRYPSDVAKIIGAPVFHVNGDDPEAAVQAARLAIGFRQRFKKDVIIHLVCYRRHGHNEVDDPTFTQPVMYREIGTHPTVRALYRDRLIQPGVATADEIDAITADFREVLDAALMYSRDFSPRQQVFTLGGVWKGFQWAGSDWSARTAVPQEQLQQVAAAFTHYPDGFHVHPKAHRLMEARVQMVTQGEQIDWACAEALAIGSLLLEGTAVRLTGQDSGRGTFSHRHAVLRDIETNEKHVPLNHIAETQGRFEIVDTMLSEAAVLGFEYGLSSANPYVLVMWEAQFGDFANMAQVMIDQFIASAESKWQRMNGIVLLLPHGYEGQGPEHSSARLERFLQLCAENNLQVCNLTTPAQYFHVLRRQMHRTFRKPLIIMTPKSLLRHRAAVSPLRDLSDPDFQVIIDDGPEIPRERVTRVLLCSGKVYYALLAGRAERAIDSVAIVRVEQLYPFPGDEIAAVLRTYPEARDLRWVQEEPQNQGAWEFVAPRLRALLPDDSRLAYIGREEAASPASGSYKLHQKEEAELVHQALFVRRAHGG; via the coding sequence CTGGACTTCATCAACGGCGCCAACGCCGAGTACGTCGAAGATCTCTATCACCGGTTCCTGCAGGATCCGGCGGCCGTCGACGCGCAATGGGCGCTGTTCTTTGCCGGTTTCGAAATGGCGCGAGGGAGCAACGGCGCGGCGGCGGTCGTGGCGCCCGCGGTGGCGGCCACCGCCAAACTCCCCGCGCCGGTCATCGGCGTGTTCGACCTCATCCATTCGTACCGAGAACTCGGTCACCTGATCGCCAACCTCGACCCGCTCGGCCACAATCAAGTTCACCATCCGTTGTTAGAGATGTCCGAGTTCGGTTTCGCTGACCACGACCTCGATCGCACGGTCGAGTGTGGCAACTTCCGCGCCTTTACCACCGCCACCCTGCGCGAGTTGATCGGCGCCCTGCGCGACACGTACTGCGGCACTCTCGGCGTCGAGTACATGGAGATGGCCGACAAGGAGCAACGCGATTGGCTGCGCGATCGCATGGAGCCCACGCGCAATCGGCCGGCGTTGACGCGCGATGACCGCGTGCGTGTGCTGTCTCAACTCATCCAAGCCGAAGACTTCGAACGTTTCTTGCACACGAAGTATCCGACGGTGAAACGCTTCTCGCTCGAAGGCAGCGAGGCACTCATCCCAATGCTGGCGGAAGTCGTGGCCGGCGCCGGCGACCTGGGGGTCGAGGAGATGGTGCTCGGCATGGCTCATCGCGGCCGCCTCAATGTGCTCGCCAATATTCTGCGCAAACCGTACGAGATGATTTTCTCCGAGTTCGAAGGCACGTTTCTGCCCGCCGACGTCCAGGGCGACGGTGACGTGAAGTATCATCTCGGGTACTCGCGCGATTTCACCACCGCCAGCGGCCACAAGATCCACCTCTCGCTGAGCTCCAATCCGAGCCACCTCGAAGTCGTCAACCCCGTCGTCGAGGGCATGGTGCGCGCCAAACAGAATCATCTCGGCGACCGCGAACGCAGCCGCGTGGTGCCGGTGCTGATGCACGGCGACGCCGCGTTCACCGGTGAAGGCATCGTGCCGGAAACCTTGGCGCTCTCGGAACTCGAGGCCTACGGTACCGGCGGCACGATTCACATCATCGTCGACAATCAAGTCGGCTTTACCGCCGGGCCGAGCGACCTGCGCTTCACTCGCTACCCGAGCGATGTCGCCAAGATCATCGGCGCACCGGTCTTTCACGTCAACGGCGACGACCCGGAGGCCGCCGTGCAAGCGGCGCGACTCGCCATCGGCTTCCGCCAACGCTTCAAGAAGGACGTCATCATTCACCTGGTGTGCTACCGCCGTCACGGGCACAACGAGGTCGACGATCCGACCTTCACGCAGCCGGTGATGTATCGTGAGATCGGCACGCATCCGACTGTGCGCGCGCTGTACCGCGATCGCCTCATCCAGCCCGGCGTCGCGACGGCCGATGAAATTGACGCGATCACCGCCGACTTTCGCGAGGTGCTCGACGCCGCGCTGATGTACAGCCGCGACTTCTCGCCACGGCAGCAAGTGTTCACGCTCGGCGGCGTATGGAAAGGGTTTCAGTGGGCGGGCAGCGACTGGAGCGCGCGCACCGCCGTACCTCAGGAACAATTGCAACAAGTCGCCGCCGCGTTCACGCACTACCCCGACGGTTTTCACGTCCACCCGAAGGCGCACCGCTTGATGGAAGCGCGTGTGCAGATGGTGACGCAGGGCGAGCAAATCGATTGGGCCTGCGCCGAAGCGCTCGCGATCGGCTCGCTGCTGCTCGAAGGCACGGCGGTGCGGCTGACAGGGCAAGACAGCGGCCGCGGCACCTTCAGCCATCGGCACGCCGTGCTGCGCGACATCGAGACCAACGAGAAGCATGTCCCGCTCAATCACATCGCGGAGACGCAAGGCCGTTTCGAGATCGTCGACACCATGCTCTCGGAAGCCGCCGTGCTCGGCTTCGAGTATGGGCTCAGTTCGGCGAATCCGTACGTGTTGGTGATGTGGGAAGCGCAGTTCGGCGACTTCGCCAACATGGCGCAGGTGATGATCGATCAATTTATCGCCAGCGCCGAATCCAAATGGCAGCGCATGAACGGCATCGTGCTGCTGTTGCCGCACGGCTACGAAGGCCAGGGGCCGGAGCATTCGAGCGCGCGGCTCGAACGCTTTCTCCAACTCTGCGCCGAGAACAACCTGCAAGTGTGCAACCTGACCACGCCGGCGCAGTACTTCCACGTCCTGCGGCGGCAGATGCACCGCACCTTCCGCAAGCCGCTCATCATCATGACCCCGAAGAGCTTGCTGCGGCACCGTGCCGCCGTGTCACCGTTGCGCGATCTGAGCGACCCAGACTTCCAAGTCATCATCGACGATGGCCCGGAGATCCCGCGCGAGCGCGTCACACGCGTCCTGCTGTGCAGCGGTAAGGTGTACTACGCGTTGTTGGCCGGACGCGCCGAGCGGGCCATCGATTCGGTCGCGATCGTCCGCGTCGAGCAACTTTATCCATTTCCCGGCGACGAGATCGCGGCCGTGTTGCGAACCTACCCCGAAGCGCGTGACCTGCGTTGGGTGCAGGAAGAACCGCAGAACCAAGGCGCGTGGGAATTCGTCGCGCCGCGTTTGCGCGCGCTCCTGCCTGACGACTCCCGACTGGCGTACATCGGGCGCGAGGAAGCCGCCAGTCCCGCCAGCGGTTCGTACAAACTTCATCAGAAAGAGGAGGCCGAACTGGTGCACCAGGCATTGTTCGTGAGGCGCGCACATGGCGGTTGA
- a CDS encoding cytochrome P450: protein MATPHTDLSVDEIKLSDPFFWARTDREGAFAKLRAERPVSFHEEMEYPGLPLGPGFWAITRYADVWTVSRNPQRFISGQGSNIGDLPIDLAEFFGSMINMDAPRHTKLRLIVNRGFTPRRVGNVEHTVREKARKIIAAVAERGECDFVNDIAAALPLEIICDMMGIPPSDYRRVFELTNTILGVGDPEYASTIEQLMAAGMELAQYAQRLGEERLVTPTEDITSAMMHAEVEGQRLSPQEFGSFFILLVVAGNETTRNAISHGMKALTDFPAERAKWQHDFARVTPTAVEEIVRWASPVIHFRRTATEDTELSGQAIKAGEKVVMWYNSANRDGEQFADPYRFDVTRDPNEHVGFGAGGPHFCLGANLARREIAVMFEELFQHLPDIEISGPPDMLLSAFIHGIKRMPCRFTPTKLSLA, encoded by the coding sequence ATGGCCACTCCGCATACCGACCTCAGCGTCGATGAAATCAAACTTTCCGATCCGTTTTTCTGGGCGCGTACCGACCGCGAAGGCGCGTTCGCTAAGCTCCGCGCCGAGCGGCCGGTGTCGTTCCATGAAGAGATGGAGTACCCGGGCCTGCCGCTGGGGCCCGGATTCTGGGCTATCACGCGCTACGCCGATGTCTGGACGGTGAGCCGCAATCCGCAACGCTTCATCTCGGGACAAGGGTCGAACATCGGCGACTTGCCGATCGATCTGGCTGAGTTCTTCGGCTCGATGATCAACATGGACGCGCCACGCCACACCAAGCTGCGCTTGATCGTCAACCGCGGCTTTACGCCGCGCCGGGTCGGCAACGTCGAGCACACGGTGCGTGAGAAGGCGCGCAAGATCATCGCCGCCGTGGCCGAACGCGGCGAGTGCGACTTCGTCAACGACATCGCCGCCGCGCTGCCGCTCGAAATCATCTGCGACATGATGGGCATCCCCCCGTCGGACTACCGGCGCGTATTCGAACTCACCAACACCATCCTCGGCGTCGGCGATCCGGAGTACGCCAGCACCATCGAACAGCTGATGGCAGCCGGCATGGAGCTGGCGCAGTACGCGCAGCGGCTGGGCGAGGAGCGGCTCGTCACGCCGACCGAGGACATCACCTCGGCGATGATGCACGCCGAAGTCGAAGGGCAGCGCCTCAGCCCGCAAGAGTTCGGGTCGTTCTTCATCCTCCTCGTGGTGGCCGGCAACGAAACCACGCGCAACGCGATCAGCCACGGGATGAAGGCGCTCACCGATTTTCCCGCCGAGCGTGCGAAGTGGCAACACGACTTCGCACGCGTCACCCCGACCGCGGTGGAAGAGATCGTCCGCTGGGCCTCGCCGGTGATTCATTTCCGCCGCACCGCCACCGAAGACACCGAACTCAGTGGCCAAGCGATCAAAGCCGGCGAGAAGGTGGTGATGTGGTACAACTCGGCGAATCGCGATGGAGAGCAGTTTGCCGATCCGTATCGCTTTGACGTCACGCGCGACCCCAACGAACATGTCGGCTTCGGCGCCGGCGGTCCACACTTCTGCCTCGGGGCGAATCTTGCCCGCCGCGAGATCGCGGTCATGTTCGAGGAACTGTTCCAACATTTGCCGGATATTGAGATCAGCGGGCCGCCTGACATGCTGCTGTCGGCCTTCATCCACGGCATCAAGCGCATGCCGTGCCGCTTCACGCCAACGAAGCTGTCGCTTGCCTAG